The DNA segment AACTGCAACGACAATAACATCACCCACACTTGCGTAACGACGACGTGTTCCACCAAGGACGCGGATACATAGAACCTCACGAGCGCCGCTATTATCACATACTGTAAGTCTTGATTCTGCTTGTATCATAATTACTTAGCTTTTTCAATTATTTGAACTAATCTCCATCTCTTTGTTTTGCTCAAAGGACGAGTCTCCATAATGAGTACTGTATCACCTACATTAGCCTCATTTTTCTCATCATGTACATGGTACTTTTTTGTTTTCTGAACAAACTTACCATATATTGGGTGCATTTCCTTAAATTTAGCAGCAATAACAATGGTCTTATCCATTTTATCGCTAACAACGACACCCGTTCTTGTCTTTCTTAAATTTCTTGTTTCCATCTGGACCATTGTTATTTATTGAGTTCTCTCTGACGGAGTTCTGATTTCATACGTGCTATATTTCGACGAGCAGCCTTAATCTGTAATGGATTCTCCAGTGGAGTAATAGAGTGGTTCAACTTCATTTGGTTGTATTTTGCCACTTCATTTTCTATTCTCTCTGCTAAGTCCTTAGCATCAAGTTCTCTTACTTCTTTAATCTTCATAATAATTAAGCGTTTTTATCGAAATCACGTCTAACAACAAACTTAGTCTTAACAGGTAGTTTCTGTGCTGCAAGGCGCAAAGCCTCTTTAGCAATATCAAAAGAAACGCCTTCTACTTCAAAGAGGATACGTCCTGGTGTAACAGGAGCGACCCAGCCTGCTGGATCTCCTTTTCCTTTACCCATACGTACGTCTGCAGGTTTACGAGTTATTGGTTTATCTGGAAAGATACGAATCCAAACTTGACCTTCGCGCTGCATGTAACGGTTGACAGCTACACGAGCTGCCTCAATCTGACGACTATCCAACCATTTGGCCTCTAGAGTTTTGATTCCAAATGATCCGAAAGCCAATTGTGTACCTCTGTGGGCGTTGCCTTTGTTGCCACGTCCGTCTTGGGGTCTTCTATATTTTACTCTCTTAGGTTGTAACATGATAGCTTCTTACTTTTTAGCGGTTATTGTTTCTCTTACGGTTTCTTCCAGGCTTGCCACCATTCTGGCGACTATTATTATCTTTGCTCTGTGAGAAGTTAGGTGTTAAATCACGTTTTCCATAAACTTCACCACGGCAAATCCAAACCTTTATGCCCAGTAGACCTACCTTTGTAAGAGCTTCTGCCTGGCAGAAATCGATATCTGCACGAAAAGTATGCAAAGGAGTACGTCCTTCTTTATACATTTCTTTACGGGCCATTTCAGCTCCGTTTAATCGACCTGCAATTTGAACTTTAATACCTTCAGCTCCAGAGCGCATTGTATTAGCTATAGCCATTTTAATTGCACGTCTATAAGCTATTTTACCTTCAACTTGACGAGCTATATTATTAGCTACTATAGAAGCATCAAGTTCTGGCTTCTTTACTTCAAAGATATTAATTTGTATCTCTTTATCATAGAGTTTTTTCAACTCTTCCTTCAGTTTGTCAACATCTTGACCACCTTTACCAATGACAATGCCCGGACGAGCTGTACAAACAGTAATGGTAACTAGTTTCAAAGTACGTTCGATGACAATACGAGATACGCTAGCCTTAGCCAAACGCTCGTTAAGATACTTTCGGATTTTAGAATCTTCTACTAAATTATCTCCGAAGTCTTTGCCTCCAAACCAATTTGAATCCCAACCTCTGACAATTCCTAAACGGTTGCTTATTGGATTAACTTTCTGTCCCATTCTATTAATTATTTATCATTAGTTTTAGCGTCTGATGCTTTCGTCTCGACAAAGA comes from the Xylanibacter oryzae DSM 17970 genome and includes:
- the rpsQ gene encoding 30S ribosomal protein S17; protein product: METRNLRKTRTGVVVSDKMDKTIVIAAKFKEMHPIYGKFVQKTKKYHVHDEKNEANVGDTVLIMETRPLSKTKRWRLVQIIEKAK
- the rpmC gene encoding 50S ribosomal protein L29 yields the protein MKIKEVRELDAKDLAERIENEVAKYNQMKLNHSITPLENPLQIKAARRNIARMKSELRQRELNK
- the rplP gene encoding 50S ribosomal protein L16, with the translated sequence MLQPKRVKYRRPQDGRGNKGNAHRGTQLAFGSFGIKTLEAKWLDSRQIEAARVAVNRYMQREGQVWIRIFPDKPITRKPADVRMGKGKGDPAGWVAPVTPGRILFEVEGVSFDIAKEALRLAAQKLPVKTKFVVRRDFDKNA
- the rpsC gene encoding 30S ribosomal protein S3, with the translated sequence MGQKVNPISNRLGIVRGWDSNWFGGKDFGDNLVEDSKIRKYLNERLAKASVSRIVIERTLKLVTITVCTARPGIVIGKGGQDVDKLKEELKKLYDKEIQINIFEVKKPELDASIVANNIARQVEGKIAYRRAIKMAIANTMRSGAEGIKVQIAGRLNGAEMARKEMYKEGRTPLHTFRADIDFCQAEALTKVGLLGIKVWICRGEVYGKRDLTPNFSQSKDNNSRQNGGKPGRNRKRNNNR